Part of the Natrialbaceae archaeon AArc-T1-2 genome, AGACCGCGTCGGACTCCTCGAGCGCGTCGGCGATCGCCTCGAACGACTGGCGCTGGCTCTCGGTCGCGGCGTCGAAACTCTCGTCGACGATCTCCCGAAGCGTTTCGACGTCGGCGGCGTCTTCGGGCGCGTTGGCCTCGAACGCGTCGACGGAGGCGTGGACGGCGTCTCTCGTGAGCTCGGCGTTTTGCTCGAGAAGCGTCTCGGACGCCTGCAACGCGTCGGCGAACGCACCGAAGGAGGCCTCCTGGGCCTCGATCGCATCGCGGGTCAGCTGCTGGGTCTGTTCGATCGCGGTACGCTGTGTCTCGAAGACTGCGGTGAACGGGTTCTGTGTCATGGGTATCGAACGTCGATCCGACCGGTTTCCGCTCGCCCGCGCTATCACGCGACGGCGGCGGTCGCGGTCGAAATCGACCGTCGTCACCCGTAACGACGTGCTCGAGGGCCATAAATGCTGCCACTAGAAACCATCTAATGGCATAGAATGGAGAGACGTTCGGGCCGGTCGATTGTCGCTCGCGTTGCCGACTCGAGGAGTGACGTTTTTTACCGTGCGACGAACACGCTCCAGTATGTCAACGACGACTGAATCTACGGTTGACGAGATCGTCGCCGAACGGCTCGGACTGGCGGAATCGGCCTTCGACGACGAGACGCGATTCGAAGAGGACGTAGACGCGGAGTCGCTCGACCTCGTCGAACTCGCCGAGGCGGTCGAGGCCACCGTCGGCGTCCACGTGCCCGACGAGGATCTGGCCGACCTCGAGACCGTCGGCGAGTTCAAAGCGTACGTCGCCGAGCGGGCCTGATGAGTCGACGCGTCGCGATCACGGGCGTCGGGGCGGTGACCTCGATCGGGACGACGGCGACCGAGACGTGGACGGCGCTGTGCAACGGTGAAAGCGGTGCCGACCGCATCGGACGGTTCGATCCCGACGTGGCTGACCTGCGTGCACAGATCGCCTGCGAGGTCGACGCCACGCTCCCCGACCACGGAACCGACGACCGATCGACGGGTCGGGCCGCCGACTACGCCCTCGTGGCGGCTCGCGAGGCGATCGCCGACGCCGGCTTCGACCCCGACGAGCCCGACTGGGTGCCCGAACGGGTCGGGACGAGCGTCGCCTGCGCGCTCGGCGGCGTCTCCGAGTGTGAAGACGCCGCACGCGCTGACCGACGACCGTCACCGCGGTTTCTGTTGACGTACCTGCCGAGTCTGGTCTCGGGCCACCTGAGCATGGCGTTCGACGCGTGCGGTCCCGCACGCACGCAGGCCTCGGCCTGTGCCGCCGGTGCCTACGCTCTCGCCGACGCCGTAGACGACGTGCGAACCGGCCGGGCCGACGTCGTTCTCGCCGGCGGAGCCGAGGCCCCGATTTCACCCGTCGGCGTCGGCGGCTTCGACGCGATGCGGGCGCTGAGTACGCGCATCGACGAACCCGCCGCGGCGAGTC contains:
- a CDS encoding beta-ketoacyl-[acyl-carrier-protein] synthase family protein; translation: MSRRVAITGVGAVTSIGTTATETWTALCNGESGADRIGRFDPDVADLRAQIACEVDATLPDHGTDDRSTGRAADYALVAAREAIADAGFDPDEPDWVPERVGTSVACALGGVSECEDAARADRRPSPRFLLTYLPSLVSGHLSMAFDACGPARTQASACAAGAYALADAVDDVRTGRADVVLAGGAEAPISPVGVGGFDAMRALSTRIDEPAAASRPFDADRDGFVLGEGSGMLVLEAASHARRRNAPIDAWLSGTGLTADAHHPTRPADGGTGLRRSLERALADAALSPDAIDGVLAHATGTPAGDAAEATALGDVFGDCPPTTSVKSQLGHALGAAAAIEAVVATTSLETGVLAPTINYETPDPDCELPVVTDPTDAAVGAIASTAAGFGGTNATLVFESSES
- a CDS encoding acyl carrier protein: MSTTTESTVDEIVAERLGLAESAFDDETRFEEDVDAESLDLVELAEAVEATVGVHVPDEDLADLETVGEFKAYVAERA